The DNA segment cCCAGTCAAGTTTTGGGTGCAAACTCTGATGATTTCGTAGTGGTTCAAGAAACCCCAGCTATGAATCACCTTTTGTTTAGCTAGGCACTTTGTATTTACGCTGTTAATTAAgcgattttttttcttttcatcatcatgtaacaaaaaaaaatacagtatttttttaacaatttttttctttctagttttatgcttttaatcaatattcattttaatttaaaaataaatacaagtgGAAGCATGCATCATGCGTATCCATTTATCCACTATGTTAATTTTCTTTGTTCTCTAGTCTCATTCAACCTTTTGACAAAGTACAAAATAGTTAAAGGGAGGAATAGAATTATAGAAAGAATGTTACTGGTCAAAAGTCGGTCAcaactttttctttcctttagtTTTGCATGAACCTAACCTCCCCGTGTTGGAGGCATTTAATGTGTAGAATACTTATACAATAAAATGAAtcgataaaataatactttcagTTACAATTTTATATCTAAGTCGGTGATTCAACcttaaattttgatcaaaaaaCTTACATGTTAAATCAttcatgttaaattttaagttttggtAGCGTGATTATAACTTAAAACTTTGAGAATGATTAAAGTGAAAAacactattatttaaaaaaggtTAGTTAAAACATAATACTATCCTTTACAAAACAAATTACaagtgaaatgattttttttaacaaagttaTAGACCTTTTCAAATAATACAAGCTTTGATCCTACTCTGTATAATGTAATAATTCATACATTTTACGGGCGTTAAGTTTACAATTAAtagattttatatattatattttaatatttctaaataaattttaattttacataaaaatgtatctaaaatatgtaaatattaataaatatgaataataatcataataatattgaTATATATTCAAGAAACTGTGTATTTAcactgttttatatattttaatttacaaaatgtatattttGTTATGACCATAGACAtttgttttgtaatatttttttattccatatCAAACCTTTTCGTTAAATTAAGTGATATTACTTATTGATTCTAAACAAATTTATGATAGACAATAGTCTTAACTCTTGACGATATTTTTTAAGCATATTAGAGCAAGCTTTCGGGTGTTAATTTACAATTATATGgtgctatttatattttttattttagttgctTTACAAGGcagtttttaagaatttaattttaaatcaaatattgaTTTTCCTACTTATGTGattcaattcttttttaatatataaaaaacaatattcatttatgttaaatttttatttgttttctataaaataagtttattttgagaaattttttaaattaattatttttaatattaccaattatgttttgaatattttaataatgataaaaattatccTCACATTCAATGTATTTTAAacgtatacttttttttttctgaaattcatATAGAAATCATACGCTTTATATTAcatgcacaatttttttatttcaacttcttatttataattttgtaatatatatttattttagaaaattaaaattgtggtattaaatcataaatattaaaatcgTGATAAGTCAATTGTTTTGGGATATTAAAATCATGGTATTGAAATTGTGTTGTGATAAATTGATTGAACCTCTCTTTTTCTCGTCACCTTGATACTAAATTGGTCATGATATTAAATTGCGTTtcctacaataaaaatatatatcttactACAAGAAATTCACGATTTAGTGTCAACCAGATACTGTCACTAAATCGCAAAAGCGACGCAAAATTATACTTAACATCAGCTTAATTTGGGTTGATTTTAACTTTCTAAGAGTAATAATCAGTACCCAAGTAGTACCTTCCAACTTGTTTGTTAATTAAACGAAGTGCTTAATAACTTTCGGGAAAAAAACCAACAAATTCAATCTTCCAAGTTAATAATAAGGTTTCTGATTGTTCTACTTCATTGAAGTGCTACGAGATCGACTTCTCCGAAAGGATTAGAGGAAGGCGAATGCCCTGCCAAACACGCAACAGAACAAAACCACACACATATGCTAACAAAATGTCACTAacatgattttaattaaaatgtaacaaTGACGATAGCGTGAGTTGCTGTCCTTTGAGATCCCCCAAGTGTTCATCTCTAATGCTTCCCACCAAACAATCATTAAGCCTAAGATAATGAAAGTATGCTACAAAACAATCAATCATTAATTATACTCAAAATCCAAGCAAAATTATCGACTATCATATAATTTACACAAAAGTACAAAACCATacccttttgtttttaatatttatttcttatacaatatttaatgtgaaattgactacacaaatattaatcaattaatattttacatgATAGAGCAGGCATTTGGGTTTTCATCACTGAATATTTGTATGTAGCGATCATCCACGGTGGTTTCTGATATGTTGGCAGTGTCAGCCACCTTCCTCACCATATTAGGAGGTGCCTTCTTATCGTAGGCTTGAGAAATATATGGGTTAGCCACCATACTGTACGGAACATATGGCCATAGCTCAACCTTCTTCTTAGTAGACTGAGCAGCCTTAAGCACTTTCTTTGGCTCAACATATCCTGTCACTGTTGCTTTCTGCTGCTTCAAGTCCACTTCCACCGACTTAGCTCCTATTGATCAGTTTTTAGATTTTccattaacaaaattaacaagttGATGATGAAGTGAAGGAGATAAGTAGATAACAGCATCTTGCAAATAATCATATATTGGAgttaataaaagtttttttttatcgataaatgtTACTTGTTAATAAAAGTACCTTTAACACCAAAAAGAACATGCTTGACCTTGCGTGCACAGCCTTCACAGTCCATTCTGATTTTCAGTGCTACAGTTTggacttgcttcttcttcttcttctttttggtgCTAAGTAAGTCAGATAAGTATTCCATAGTGCCTTGTACTCCCATCTCTGATTCTCCTCGTGTCAGCTCAAGATGATGGATACTGAtatgtgataaattattatCCAACCTTTGTGAGTGTGAGTGTGTATATATAGGTAATATATCAGCCAATCTAGCTAGGTCAAGTAAGAAGAAAATCTATGGCTTAAGTTGAAGCTTATTATTAAGAAAGACTGTTTTAATATggatcttaaaatatatatagaaaatgacTAGtcgttttttctttttgttttcaaacggTAGGGTGTATGCGGTGAGAAACAAATATGGCCAAGTGAACAATATCATAACGAAGAGAAAGGAtacaaagtaattaattaagtgACAAGTGATATGAGGAGGCCAGGGTGCCTTAACTCCTTGCCTGTTCTGCCATTATGTCAACGTATTTGCATGTACTGATAATCGTCCAACAGGTGGACaaataaacaatcaatcatagAGAAGTTGGGCTGTCCTAGTTTACTagaatattcttattttttgtattcAAATTCATATACGACCactttaataaagaaaaacatgaaattaaCAGACAACGGATATAGTACTATATTCAAGTTTCATTGAGCAGCTAGAGAAGAATTAGATCTGAATTTAATTAACGTTCATCCACAAGGGCTACGTGTAATAGCTAGATAGAGATTTTACTTAAGTTGGGATTTCAGTTTGTTTAATTAAGCATAGCCCTTCTTTATAATTCtatagtttgtttttatttttttgttttaaggtgTGGGATGTTTTTAAATAAGTCTAACCCGACTTGCTAATTAGTTTATTTACAAGTCCATTTCATATTAAGGTTTTAAATAGGTTACTGGAATTATCCTTAAATAAACCAATAGGTATATGAGCTtacagacaattttttttttaaagataaaaaataataatacatgaGAACGATATACAGTAAGGAACTATACATAGCAAAATGACATTCACAAAAAATCCCAGTCACAATTAGTAACCCCCTGTATCCAACAAAACGATTAAAAGACTAATATACTATGATACTAGAAAcgattaaaataacaaaaagtatAGTACATTTTATGTCTATTAAGACTACCGTAAATAAGAAacatttgtaaaataataaattaatactatATATTAGATATTACTGTTATTAAAAGTAGTAGAATTTTCTAAATACTCACAGTTATCCTACTTAGCTATAAAGCTTTTTAGAAAACATAAATCTGGCTTTTTTGCTAAATTGGCTAGACTAAGATAAACTTTAAAGGAATTACTAGGCTATAGACTGTCAACAGAtggtctaatttatttttatccttaattgcaagtaaaaaattatgaatgagtGTGGACCagcagtattttttttacagccTGTGACCAGTATTGACTCCTGTATCtccatatatatgtataaaagtaagatttaaaatatatttaaatgtttaaattgagaaagatgatatattttaattactatttatttattttcctagttttatagttaattttaatatcgaataatatgtttttagtaGTTCATAAATGAAAACACATTGTTAAGAGATTAGAGTTCTTTATCTTGAATGTAAATTATAAgtccaaatataaatatataaatacaaattaGACATATAAACACAAACCACAATTAATACAAATGCACATATAGGTtcacatatgattttttttttcttaaacatgggtatatatatttgaatacacatttgaataaatatatttttttattattgtttgaaatttattgaatattataaaaattgaattttttttttgcatctctcataattttataatttttaatgcattttaaataaaaatatgtcagAGTGTATTACTAGCTAGTACTAACTGATGCAAATAGAATAGTATTTTATCATCCGTAAACTTTTTACTCATTCCCTCCAACTCTTATATACTATTAATCATATCGAGAGCGAGGAATGAAAGTGCAGCGTTTGGTGAGcctataaaaatatatgatcgATAACGTCACGGTAAAACACGGTTTTGCCTCCAGAATCAAAGATTTAGTTGTATGTATCAGAATATTTTAGAGGAAAACGAGTTTAATGCTTGGAGGACACGAAATTTGAAAGTAATTAAGCATTCCATTAGTAAAGTAAAAGATCTATATACGTTGTGGGGATGAGGGAAATAGTCCCCCCGtcacaagtttgaaaaaaatccacctaatatttttgtaactaTGCATAAATAATTGAGGGTCTATAGACTTGGATAGTTGGATTGCATCAGCAGTTGACACGTTGAAGAAAGATCTCACGGACACTTGCTTATATATGGAGACCCCAATCGTTGATTTGCAAGCCACGTGGCAACAGAACTTCATATGTTTCATAGATTGTCCGGTAACAATTCTGCACTTGTCAAACTATACATACACTGTTGTTTGAGGGGTATATGATTGGGCGGCGGTGGCACTGTATGAgacattattaaaattattaaggaAAGGAACACAAACCATAAACAAAGGCACAATGAGTTTGGGTTTGGCTACTGTGACACATGGCTTCTATATAATGCTGGATGAATAATGAAAAGTTCCATCTTTGGCCATTTTAGTTTTGATGTGCGAAAGAGCTGCATATCCTTGAAAATGAAGTTGTCCCTTTGTTTGTTTTCTCCGATTCTACtgattgtcattttttatttttatttttcgatTTCTTCAAAATCAAATGATGATAAAGGAAATCTAATATGCTCAATGAGacaaaatttgtatttaatatAATCCCGCGAGGCAGACTAGTTTAATCACATTCAATTAGGAGGATGTCACTTGTGTGGTTTGTTGTGGAAGTCTAGAAGATACTTGAATAAATGTAAATCCAAGTTCAGGGTCCACGCCATTCTTGTAATAGACTATTCGACCCAATTATGATTTGACAGAATGAGGATACCCTAAATTTCATTAGGTGTATTTTTTAGGCGTATCCATTCATGTAGTacttcaaattttatcttaacGACCACCACACCGACATTTACATAATATAATACATTTCGAGTCGTGTACGAGTGATGATCTTTCTAGGTCAATGTAGTTAGGTCGTCTAACCACCTTATACTACTATAGTAAACACTATATTCTTAGACTTTTCATCTATATTGAGTGGTTTGTGTCAAGCAAAGTGAGTCGCTGAATTTCCTAGGTAATGGGGGTAGGGTACTAATtaaatacaagaaaataaaacaataagcaTATATGTGCGTgtattcttacaaacaaaatgGAAGGATACTTATAAGTTATCATTATGAGTTTGAAACATGTATGgtacggtttttttttttaaatattccttctcttttttatttttttaatctacactcttttataatttaattttcaatatatattattggagattttctctctcttttttgttttttaatttaaaatattataaaatataaatattatattatataactttttaattggttttaaaattatttatttattaaattaaattttataatttttgtttttttaaagaaaaaatatacagataaaaaaattaaaaaattggataaaattatagtacaattttttagttactttgtatgtacttttgtatttaaatttatgtgctattgatattttttttgttatgttcgttaattaaaaaaataataaaattagttagtagtattaaaataaactaaaaaatacagtaaaaaaataattgatatatctatcttatacaatagacataaaatttcaaagaataGTAACtgctatattgaaaatatctttaaaaatatttatttagcagttattttttgCTTAAGTGATAAAAactgatatttttatgatttatggTTTGCAgatctgaaaataaaatattaaaatatccaaaagatgctaataattattaaatatgatcgtgagctattttttataataaaaatatgttgaaaatatctttaaagatatttaattagtaattattttttgcttaagtgataagaattgatatttttatgatttatggTTTGCAgatctgaaaataaaatattaaaatatccaaaagatgctaataattattaaatatgatcgtgagctattttttataataaaaatatgttgaaaatatctttaaagatatttaattagtaattattttttgctgTCACCTGAATCGATGTGGCAAGAATATGAACGAGATCACTCGGTCCTGATCCAAGGAGAAAGAGGACGGCAAAGGATCATCCCGTTTCAACTTGCATGCCTACTGAGATACGAAGAAGAGAATATAAACggaaaaatacaacaaaatgtAAAGTTTGTCGACAATATGATCATAACAGAAACAATTGTCCTAACATGTCTTCATCTTAATTAAGtgtgtttaagtattttattgataatgcaaTATAATGTTCTTCTACAAATAAGTTGTTAAACAAAAGatcttctcatttttaattaaatctaatgacataaacaaactaattatatttagtaatataattatattagaaaattcatattttaaataaaaatattcacctaaaaatatgttaagtaaattaaataataaaataaaattaattatatttaataatatcattttctttaaaaaaaattaaaaaacaaaattataaaatttaatttaataaataagtaattttaaaaccaattaaaaatattatataatataatatttatattttataatattttaaattaaaagaaaaaaaaaagaaagtcctaaataatatatattgagaATTAAATTACAAAGTAGTAAGTAgtgtagataaaaataaatagaaaaaaaaaagatatattttcgAAAAAAAACCTGCATGGCAATGgttgatattaccatatccagTTCTGTACTTCTGTTATTTCGAGATCGACTGAGATATATGCCTGCTCCTaagctaaaaaacaacactgTTGTTGATCTGCAGAATGTGATAGGGGACTGGTTTTCTTCATCACCGTCATCATTCATATAACAGCACATATTTTCGATTCAGGAGTAGATAATTTATTAGAACCGGATCGAATTAACGGTCGGGACTAAAAATTGATGAGGTCCAGACagttcaaaatattaattaaaagaataaaaacgtAGTTAATAACTGTtgtaaaaatttgatttaaaaaaatgtttttgaatttttttcaaaataaataaattcccaTGCATACTTTAAAtctatgtaaatattattatcatttaattatttattatgaattatataatacaatttttatattctctaagttttatttaacttaattttataatttatttaattcatttcttaatatattatatagtattaaaaatacatttttattactgatctaatcaaaattgaactaaaaataTAGTGAAATAGTTCATAAATTTTTAGCATGTTGGTTTAAATTCACTTATAGcacaattgataaaaaaaataggaatgaaACAACTAATAATTACTTCAGCATTTTCATGATGTTACTAAAAATCACTAAAATCAATTCTCACTTATTATTCAAACTTACTATTAATAATCAGTGAGATTCTAAAACATTGAATAACGAGTGCATGCAGACTATATATATGCTGGCTCTCCTTGTATGACTGTATCCATAGCTAAAAGCAGCCATATGTACCTGAGCTTGATTTCATCCTAAAGCTTAAATAAGAAGATTAGTATGCGATGAGTTTTGATTACTCGAACATTAAGGTCAAATAAGACATTTTCTTTAGTCTTTCTCATTCGGGCGAGCTAAAAATATTACGTGTGGTTCATTTCTGTACAGTGTACTCTCGTCTAATGGTACATGGGCTGACACGCCCAATTTTTTAGGCCCTCCTAGAAATTGCATTTGTCTATTgacaaaaagagagaaataactCATATCGAAATTCCATAACTAAATCTCATGAGATATTAGAGAATTATTAAAAGGAAGAATTTTTAATTCACTTTACACATATAGAAGCTAAACAGAACATTGGTTTTAGATACCAATGATCTTGTGTTATGCAAAATTTGAATACTTTCCCAACTGAAATTagcctaaaaaatttattaagattatttaaaagtgtagtttaattttgaaatatattttagttatatttaagattaaaaatttaattatattaaaattaattttttattttattttgaaaaatgatatataagattaaaaataactgataaataaaatcacaagaaaaatatataaaataatcattaatataGAATATGGACTTTATTACACAGTATCTTTGGaacatttgttaaaaaaatttattctttatttttctaagaAATCATTTCAGGTGtattgaaaattatagaaataatgtaatgataatattattttaatagtgaaaataataagaaaaaataaattataaagagtGAATGAAAACATAagataaatagataaattaaatgaaataattaaggtaaataaaaatttaaggaaattaataaatttttaaataaataatgaataataaagacaaaatagcagttaaaaatatattagaacagataattaagataaagagaaaattcaatgacataattaaattttaaaataatatttttttaaaaaataaataaataacatgaaaaatggaaaataaaaacatattaaacgAAATCATTAAGGTAAagatataatttaatgaaattaataattttttaaataaataatttttaaatatataatttttaaataaatttaaagaaataataagataaaaaaaaattaaaaatatattaaaataagaaaaaggtaaaaatagaatttaatcatattaataattttcaaataaataatttctagaaacaatcaaacaaataaataagacaaaaatagaaattaaaatatattaaaataaataattaaagtaggGAGATGACTTaaggaaattaataaatttaaagtaatatatttaaaaaataattagaataaaattagaaataaaaaatattaaaataaataattaaggtaaaatttaatgaaattaataaaattttaataagtaaaaattaaaaaattaaagaaataattaagataaaaacagaaaattaaaataaatatttaaggtaaagagagaattaaatgaaattactaattattaaataaagaaaattttgaaaaaataataaaataattaatataaaataggaattaaaaagagattaaaataaataattaaggtaAAGAGAGAATTTGATGAAATTgataaacttttaaataaatatttttttaaaaatatgttaataaacttaagcatattaattaattttggatAACTtacacttttaattatttatcttactttttatatttaatttgataccTTCCCTTTTACAATATGTTTGGATGAAGcaatttaaaattccaaaaaattttaaattctgaaaatttcaaatgcttcaatttaatttttttatttttaaaattatgtgtttGGATATAATCTCTCTCTTCATTAATCTGAGAATCTTCAATGTCTTGTCTAGTGTTTTTCCTGCAACCTAAAATGGACCTGACATCCTTCTCCAGACACCTAAGTGGTTCCCTCCTCACGCGCCCTCGGCGCCCTCTCCACCTTTAGCCAAATGTGTCACGCCTTCGCCGCCAACAAGCACTCTGCACTTGACGATGCCTACGCCATGGAGTCCATCGACAACGATCCCCTGGCGGTGT comes from the Glycine soja cultivar W05 chromosome 6, ASM419377v2, whole genome shotgun sequence genome and includes:
- the LOC114415352 gene encoding heavy metal-associated isoprenylated plant protein 24-like isoform X1, whose amino-acid sequence is MGVQGTMEYLSDLLSTKKKKKKKQVQTVALKIRMDCEGCARKVKHVLFGVKGAKSVEVDLKQQKATVTGYVEPKKVLKAAQSTKKKVELWPYVPYSMVANPYISQAYDKKAPPNMVRKVADTANISETTVDDRYIQIFSDENPNACSIIILSLS
- the LOC114415352 gene encoding heavy metal-associated isoprenylated plant protein 24-like isoform X2, which codes for MGVQGTMEYLSDLLSTKKKKKKKQVQTVALKIRMDCEGCARKVKHVLFGVKGAKSVEVDLKQQKATVTGYVEPKKVLKAAQSTKKKVELWPYVPYSMVANPYISQAYDKKAPPNMVRKVADTANISETTVDDRYIQIFSDENPNACSIM